In a single window of the Nicotiana tomentosiformis chromosome 10, ASM39032v3, whole genome shotgun sequence genome:
- the LOC104110156 gene encoding uncharacterized protein isoform X2 yields MVVAWILNSLDREIRETVMYTESAEKLWKEIERRFGQASGIKIFQIYKKIFSISQGSSSISSYFKRIKKLWDELSFSVSYPDCVCGFKETYQRLDEEQKVHQFLMGLSESYSTIRRNILMMKPLPDVDSVYSMLINDESESGIQAHVPSLNSDFLAFYAGVQKPYSQRVNFDSQKASFDPSRKNNIICRYCKKPGHQIDKCYKLHGYPPGFQTKFKRTAAFAQVSDSQPIGHSENSAGDTKIVQSDGGNSSITKEQFDQLLSLLHSRTSRTSQEISVGSANFAGPFSEESSGSW; encoded by the coding sequence ATGGTTGTAGCCTGGATCCTGAATAGTTTAGATAGGGAAATCAGGGAGACTGTGATGTACACTGAAAGTGCTGAAAAACTTTGGAAGGAGATTGAGCGTAGATTTGGTCAAGCTAGTGGAATTAAGATTTTTCAGATTTATAAGAAAATTTTCTCGATTTCCCAAGGTTCTTCAAGCATTTCATCATATTTTAAAAGAATTAAAAAGCTTTGGGATGAGCTTTCTTTCTCTGTATCATATCCTGATTGTGTTTGTGGCTTCAAGGAGACCTACCAAAGGTTAGATGAAGAACAGAAGGTTCATCAATTTTTAATGGGTTTGAGCGAATCATATTCCACTATTAGGAGAAACATACTTATGATGAAGCCTTTACCTGATGTGGATAGTGTGTACTCGATGCTCATTAATGATGAGAGCGAGTCTGGTATTCAAGCTCATGTTCCATCTCTCAATTCTGATTTTCTTGCTTTTTATGCTGGTGTTCAGAAGCCATACTCTCAGAGAGTTAATTTTGACTCTCAAAAGGCTAGTTTTGACCCTTCCAGAAAGAACAATATTATTTGTCGATATTGCAAGAAGCCTGGTCATCAGATTGACAAATGCTACAAGCTTCATGGTTATCCTCCTGGTTTTCAGACTAAGTTCAAACGGACTGCAGCATTTGCTCAAGTGTCAGATTCTCAACCTATTGGACACTCTGAAAATTCTGCTGGTGATACTAAAATAGTTCAATCTGATGGTGGAAACTCCAGTATAACCAAGGAACAATTTGATCAATTGTTGAGTCTTCTGCATTCTCGTACTTCTAGGACATCACAAGAG